The stretch of DNA TGTGATTGTTGTCACCAGTTTATGCCTTTAGTACAAAAAGGATGCTCAGTTGTCGAAGATTACGATTACTAACTGAAATAATATAGTTAATGCTAAATTTCTAATGAATGTGCTATGACTTGGGAGCCTGGGTTTGAGTCCATCCCTGCTAAACCCTCTTTGCTCGCTAGAGGTCTCACCGTACATTCTCAAAGCGCTTGCTTGGTAAAACATTGACCTCCGCTACTTACACTTTACAGTTGCTTGAACTACTCTGCTTGGGATGAAACTAAGACAAACCGATTCTCGTTACTACAAAACTTTGTACCAAATGCGAATACTTGCGCCTATTATAATCTCTTTCCATATGAGCTCGCATATCACAGTTAATGCTACGGGTGATTTCTTAAAAGTGGTATTGTTGAATTAAATGATTGAAGTATAACTTTCAAGTAACCATCGCAGTGGAAATATGTATCATAGGAGCTATTAATTATAATTTCAAATTACATGGAACATGATAGAGGATTATAATTAGTTCCAGGGAGAGTTGATGTATATTAAAACTTGTTAATCTCGAAGGAAAAGGAGGACCAGTTTCATAAACAATAGTACAATTTAAGTTTTCCATATAAGTTGAATTTTATTCAGCTATGTTTTAAGATATTTCATATTAATTTAAGTGAGTGTTTAATACTGAATAAACATTTACAAGCCATTTCACTTTCTGAGTTCAGTCTTGTACATTATTCGTCCAGTTGTTTAGCCGATCATTTTTAATGTTTAAACGGTGAACCTGAAAACCttcaaatatttaaaacaaatccGACGTAAAAATGAAATCATGGTTTGTAACGCTTGTGAATTATTTCAAAACTCGCACAAACTGTGGATttccaaaaaaaattaaatataattttaaatgaatgaaatggcaataaaaaaaaatgacagGCATTTTAACGGAGCATCAGAGAATTGTATTTCACTCACATTGTAAGCTGTCATGTACAATGAGTCTTTTCCCCATGATAACGAGTGGAACAGCTGTTCCGAATTAGTTCGTTTACTATCAGGCACACCGAAAAAGAGGAGGCTTTATGATTTCCGTTTCAGCAACAAGTAGATGAGATGAATTCTTCGGTTTTTGCGGGCAATTGAAATTGCAAGCAATGTCGTGGAATATTCGTGTACCACAATCCTTCAAATCACAAATGTTGAAGCGGGTTATGCCTAACTTTAAAAATAAACTCGGTGAATTCGTTGTTAAGATGTTATTTTTGACATTAAATAGTCCGCTTTTTTGGAAAGTTAAATTCTTGCTCTTAGCTATTAACTTTGAACTCACTAAAAGCCCAAAGAAGAAATTCTCACAATCCCTTAAATATTTCTGGAGAATCGTAATTCCAGAGGAAAATCCCATTGCTGAAAGATAGCGATATACTTCAGTGAAATTATTACATTTGTTTCAATGAGCCTTTCCCTTCTTTTCGTTGATCATTTCATTTAATACCACAGATGAGTGAGATCTGTTAAATTACACGGCAATTAAGGATAACGCGGGCATCAGACTCTTCGTTCTGCAACTAAATGAGTTTGACTTCTGTGGACTTTTGCCCGAAACAACCTGAACTCCAGTCCAATTATAGTAAAAACAAAGTTGCACAAATTTTGAAAATGAAGGAGAAGAATGCCGTTCCAGAGAGAGGGGgcgggagaaagagagaaggaggaagagattTAATTGTTCCTTAGACAAATATGAAATAAAACTCAAACGGAAACCAATGTACAGCCTGTGGTCTGGATAAGTGTTTTGGTCTCTAAGTAGAATCGGTTGCTCCGAATTCCGAAATGACGCACCTCCAGCGAGCCAGGAAGGAGTAGGAATTGCAGGCGATCGCCCAATCACATGGACACAGTGGCCGCCGTTGACCAATCGGGATGGGAGAGTGGCAGGTGCTGCTGTGGTTTATCAGCGCATCTCCCGCGCCCTAGCGATCGAATCGAGTCAATTTCACCTTAAACCCGGGAAAGCGTGCAGGCAAGAGAACAGAGCTTTGAGCAGCCAGACTTCTTGGACATTTCTCTGGATACACTCTCCTGGAAAAATAATAACAACACTTGCCATTAGGGGCACACTTATCTCCAAtccagattttaaaaaataatcaagAGCAAACACGACCCAAGATCTCGCAGCATTTACTGGTGGGTCCTGTCAAATTTATGATCTGATCAAATGTTAGCCGTCGGGCAGATGGATAATCGCCAGAGTGCATTCGTCCTGAGCAGTACGCCGCTGGCTGCGCTTCATAATATGACTGAAATGAAGACATCTATATTTCCCTACTCTTTGCAGAATCCCTCGAGCTTCAAAGCCCCGGCTCTGGCGAGTTTGAACGCACAGATCCCACTGGGAACGCCGCACGGAATTAGCGACATTCTAGGCCGCCCATCCACAACTGGCAATCTGCTCTCCGGACTTCCTCGACTGAGCGGACTTGCCACTACGGCGGGGATGTATTTTAGTCCAACAGCAGCTGCCGTCTCGAGGTACCCCAAGCCCCTTGCTGAATTGCCGGGGAGACCACCAATCTTCTGGCCGGGAATGATGCAGGGGTCCCCATGGAGAGATCCCAGGTTGGCCTGTCCAAGTACGTACGGTGAACGcacatttgcttttttttaaaattaaaaaaaatatataaaataatagcaCGCAGGAGTCTGCTCTCAAGACTGCCGTGTGATTTCTCTCGCCAAAACACGGTCTTGACATTTCTGATTTTGTAGAAATATTTTCagttaagcatttcaaaactttgGCTGATATACAGCTGCCATTGTCGTAAACATCGGTAATAAACATTGATTCAATTGATGAGACGTGGCTCGTTAATCAATGCGGCCTGATGATCACTTCTCTATTGTGGGAGGAAATAATATTCTTTAACCAGTTGGTTCAAATTTGTAAAAATAATTACAGAGCTAATATCAGTTAACAACACCCGCCTCTGTTTCTTTACTTGCATACGCTGAACTTTAAAAACACGACCAGCTAGTTTAAATGGGCTCGTGTGTTTTGATGTATTTCGTTGTTTTTAAGTTGTTTTCCTTTTCTTCCCACAGCGCAAGGTAGTTTAGTTCTGGACAAGGACGGAAAGAAGAAACATTCCAGGCCAACATTTTCAGGTCAACAAATTTTTGCCTTGGAGAAGACCTTTGAACAAACGAAGTATTTAGCCGGACCAGAAAGAGCCAGATTAGCTTATTCTCTAGGAATGACAGAAAGCCAAGTTAAGGTAAAACATTTTCCATCTTCACTGCAATAAATAAACTAAAAGAGACAGGAAATGTATTGCACACCAATTCGGAGGCAAACAGGCCGCTGCTTTCTTGATTAAATGTTACAAGAGTCTTATTTAATTGGACTTTCAAACCTTGGGTTGAACGCTGCCGAATTGTAGATATTTCTGACCAGAGTTCAGGAAACATAATCCGAATACTTTTACCAGGCCAGGATTTGAAACAAACTAAAATACTTTTTTGATATTCAAGCGAATGGAAGACTCTACAAACACTTAAATAAAAATGGCCAagtgttttgtttttaaattgtTGGGAATATACTGTAGGTCGTAAGGTAAAAGTTCTGAATGACGGTAAACCGCTCATTGTGTACATGTATTCTACCTTACTACAACTGGTTGTCCTTTAAGAATTAACGATATTGGCCTGAAGACTATTGCTagtgcttttgttttgtttttgcaagACTCTCCACCGCAAATAGTTTCAGGGTAAACCGTGATGCTGCCGAAATGTGTATTGAGACCAAAAACAGTTCACAATTTCCTCTCTACACGCCGTTGTTTCTTTTCACTTAGTTTTAAGACTTTGAAGAGCTATTAGGCAAATAGAAAACTCAGCTCCTCCCACCGCTGCATCTGCAATTTTTAAGAAAATAGTTTAATTACGTTGCGGGTTGTTGTCGTTTTGTTGCGGCCTTGCAAATGAAAGTAAGGCTGGAAGGGTAGCGGGAAATGGCAGTGGAATGCGCATCATTTAttttgttccattttgtgtgctTGCAACAGGTGTGGTTTCAGAACAGACGGACCAAATGGAGGAAGAAGCACGCTGCCGAAATGGCTACGGCCAAGAAGAAGCACGACTCAGAGACTGAAAAACTTAAAGAAACGTCGGAAAACGAAGAGGACGAGGATGAGTACAATAGACCTCTGGATCCCAACTCAGACGACGAGAAAATCACACGATTACTGAAAAAGCACAAAACCGCCAGTTCCCTTACCATCCTGGACCCACACAACAACAGCCCAGAAATTTTGTGACAAACTTCAACACAAAAAAAAGGCGAAATAATTATTTGAAGAACTTCAAAGGCTGAATTAACCAGGGTATAAAAACGTTTTAAATAAATCGATGTTCCACAGAAATAAGTGATATGTGTTGTACAGCCTAATGTATGTGAGATGTATATATTTTTTACAGAATAAGTTATGGAATTATCTTACAGCCTGATTATATCAATTACGGACTGAACCTGTGCAGAAGACAGACCATTTGGAAAGAGAAGCTGGGATTTTATCTTCCCCCTTCAATCTCCATTATTCCCGTCTTTTTCTTAGGATTTTCGGTGTTAAGAAATAACAACCAGAACTCATCGTTTTGTATGAATTACAGATTTAAACTGTAGCTGTACATATTATGATGCACGCTTGTGTTGTAAAAAATTAAATGTAAATTTTTTGTGTATTTACATTCAAAAGCTAATATTTTGTTTTCGCCCGTGATGGTGAATTCCTTCGGAGGCTTCATTCCAAATCGGGGCCATTAAATCCCAAGGAAACCTCTGAATATTCTGTTGAAGATGATTGGAAGGATATTATTGCGTTCACGATAGTTGAAAAAAGAACTTTGTATTGCCAATAAATTATTTAACAATATGAAACCTAGTCGTCCGAATCCGGCTGGTTTTGTCCGCCGAATTAAGTGCCGGATCACTTATGCAATGGGTCAAATTATATCTGGTTAAAACACTTGCTTTTGGCTCGCTGTGAATTACTGTGAACCATCGGTGATCAATCTAACAAAAGCTGTTGAATATCGGGTCTGTGGTATTATGGTACCTGAAATACCTTAAAGTTTGATAGCACAGTGCGAATTCATAACCACATGCAGTAGATATTTATTCTGCGCAATACAATTTAATACTATTTAAAGGAAAGGTTTC from Hemitrygon akajei chromosome 23, sHemAka1.3, whole genome shotgun sequence encodes:
- the nkx6.2 gene encoding homeobox protein Nkx-6.2, translated to MLAVGQMDNRQSAFVLSSTPLAALHNMTEMKTSIFPYSLQNPSSFKAPALASLNAQIPLGTPHGISDILGRPSTTGNLLSGLPRLSGLATTAGMYFSPTAAAVSRYPKPLAELPGRPPIFWPGMMQGSPWRDPRLACPTQGSLVLDKDGKKKHSRPTFSGQQIFALEKTFEQTKYLAGPERARLAYSLGMTESQVKVWFQNRRTKWRKKHAAEMATAKKKHDSETEKLKETSENEEDEDEYNRPLDPNSDDEKITRLLKKHKTASSLTILDPHNNSPEIL